The segment TCAACACTAGAATTCTGAAGAAAACAaccaagaaaaaggaaaagaaaaaatcttGAGACGACTAGAATTTTCCTCAAGTCCTATAAAAACCCCACTCCAGGTGCTCGTAAGTATTCAGACAAGCAAAGCATACAAAAACCAAGACGAGTCTCACAATCTCCCAAAATATCATAATCCAATTTTCCTGTTAATCCCAGTTTTCTATTGTGAAAATGGCTATGATTCCAAGCTTTTTTGGCAGCCGCCGCAGCAATGTCTTTGATCCTTTCTCTCTTGATGTATGGGATCCTTTCAAGgacttccccctttcttcttcaCTCACCTCACAAACCCCGGAAACCTCAGcgtttgtgaatacccgaattGACTGGAAAGAAACCCCAGAAGCGCACGTGTTCAAGGCTGATGTTCCGGGGCTTAAGAAAGAAGAGGTCAAAGTGGAGGTTGAAGATGACAGGGTGCTTCAGATAAGCGGAGAGAGGAACATGGAGAAGGAAGACAAGAATGACACATGGCATCGCGTGGAACGTAGCAGTGGGAAGTTTATGAGGAGGTTCAGGTTGCCTGAGAATGCCAAGATGGATCAGATCAAGGCTTCCATGGAAAATGGTGTGCTTACTGTCACTGTTCCCAAACTGGAAGTGAAAAAGCCCGATGTCAAGGCTATAGACATTTCTGGCTAAACGATTGAACTTTGGTTTCTAAACCGTGTCTTTTAACACTGCCAGATCAGAGTTCAGTTCCCACTATGCGCGATCTATACTATATGTGTGTTTACGTATGTATGTATAAAAGTTTTAAATAACGTTGTGATTTGTAATGGTCTTCGTTTTGTAGTTTGGTCTTTTATGTATctgtaatcaaaataaatatctcaATTTTATACATCTGTTTGCGAAGTTCTGTTTTTTCTCAGATTGAATACCTTATGCCTTGACTTATGCCCTTTATAAACTTTCTTATGACCTTTTCCCCTTCGATAGTCTCCGAAAAGTTGCTGATAAACAATTCCAACTCGCGCAAATATTTTCCGGGGTTGAGTTCTAGCGGCAGTGGCTCCAAAAAGAAAATCTGCCATTGCTTTAAGAGTCGACACTTTGGGGTGCGCATTTCACTGTTAGTCCTTTTTCTTCAGTAACCTCATTGTGAAATCTTCAGGCAACAACTTGCCCGAGCACCGAAATGGAGGGCCTCTTTGTTGTTCCTCAGCCATTTCCCATGAGAGTCGTTCTCATATAAAACTGAATTAGGAGCTCTGTTTCGTCAAGCCACTATCTGCACCTTCTATATCCTCTTCTAATAAACTGCTAGCAGCAGGTGGAACAATAGCATTGTTCGTTGTGTCTGTAGCCACGGTGTAAGATTTTAGCTACAATATTGAAGCTGCTCGCTGTTCTGCAAGTAAAAGATCAGTGACATGGCGTCTTTATCCAGTGTAAATTTTAGCTATAATATTGACGCTCAGCGACACAAATATTAAGGAAATATACCTTGCGAGGGCATATAACCTCTTGCTGGGGTTGTGGAAATGAATGCTATGTGAGTAGATGGCAGCACTGGTGGATGCTTCGAAGCTAGCCTGCTTATGCGCCACGGTTTCTGTTCAAGGACATGGATTTAGTGATGGAGTCAGGATATTATTATTAGGGAGAAAAGCTAAATTTAGAAGTGTTATGTAACATACTATTTAATTATATAGACAACCGAATTCAAAAAAATCAGTATTTTAAtatgataattaatttaaatatataaaaatatatttaaaagaagTAATATTCTAACAATCATATTGGTTTAGCAAAAACTTAATTGAAGTATAGAACAAAAGATAAATGAAGGGATGTTTAATTTATTATCAATGCAGCTCTTATATACAAGTCTCAAGTAACAACCTCAACAAAAATTCAAATTGCTATTCCTACTAACAAGCTAATGCTTCTACTAAAAAGTTAATAAATCTCTCTAGGACTTaatcttattttttaaaaaaatagttgcAGCCTTGAGATGCTAACATTCTCTTCCTAACTCAAGTGCTGCAGACACCAAGTTTATCCTTTAGAAACTCAAAGACGACTAACATGAAAATTTAGTTAGAATATTCGTCATTTGACCTTTGATTTGCAATAAACCAGTTTCTTCAATATTTGCCTTCTATGAATTCCTTTTTGACTAGTATAGCTTTAAGAGTTGCCTCTAATAGTTTCCTAGCATGCAATGCAATCTAAATCAAAATTCCGCAATTTAAAATCATCACAAGCTGCTCCAGAAAAGTCATGAGAGTGGCCAGAGTGTTTTCCTTTCTTCTAACGTCTTGTGTTGTCACTATACTTGCGATTAATACCATTTATAGTTTGATTAACAAATATTCTTACAGCTAATAATTCCTTTTTCAATTTTGTATTTTGCAGGCTATTTTACCAAACTgactttaaaaaaattgatatatACAAAAATGACCCAGATTAAAAAACAATCACCAAAATGACCTGAAATGAACAGTAAATTAGGGTTTTGGCCTGTCAATGGCCGGCACCAACTCATATTTTGCACACGTGATTGCCTGATGATTGTGTCaggctttaaaaaattaatttttttttgttttggccTGTCAATGGCCGGCACCAGGGTATTTTTTTTCAACCCGTATCATACTGGTATACAAAAATAcaagtttttaaaaaatattttaatttaattttaataatgcatactttattcggatgaagtatgtattagcagattcgataatatgattatatatatttacgcatgtatcacattacaaaaacaaaattttaaatacttatacctaATAAAACATCTATCTCATTACAATAATTGTTATTTCTCAAATAAcatattatttttagttttatttcttatttaatattttaatttaattttaataatgcataCTATCCAAAAAAATACGCATTAGCAGATtcactaatatgattatatatatatatatatatatttacgcacgtatcacattacaaaaacaaaattttaaatgcttatacctaataaaacatgtatctcattacaataatagttattttccaaataacatattgttttataattttatttcttgtttaatattttaatttaattttaataatgcatactttatccggatgaagtatgcattattaaaactaaattaaatttttttaaaaaaaactcgtATTTTTGTATACCAGTATGATATGGTTTGAAAAAAAATACCCTGGTGCCGGCCATTGACAGGccaaaaccaaaaaaattaaatttttaaagccTGACACAATCATCAGGCAATCATGTGTGCAAAATACGAGTTGGTGCCGGCCATTGACAGGCCAAAACCCTAATCTACTGTTCATTTCAGGTCATTTTGGTGATTGTTTTTGAATCTGAGTCATTTTTATAAATGTCAAATTTTTTTTGGTCAGTTtggtaaaatagcctattttgcACTGAAAACTTGATCACCTTACCACTAAATTCTTAAACTCAACAACATCTACAGATGTCAATTCTTTCGCATATGAAGCTTCTTCAGTCAGCTTTTGATTTTGGAAAGATAACCTACTATTCTCTTCTAAAAGTTGCACATTACTCTTGATCTCTTGAGATAGATTCTTTTTCCGTGGCTCATCAGCATGTTTTTTAGATATTTCATGTGCAAAAGATGATAGTTTATCAGAGAGAGATGTCAACTGCTACTCCAAAAGAGTTACCTTTGCATGCAACTCCTCATTCTCAAAACACTTGATTTGCAGTTGTTCTTGCACGATACGATTATCTGTCGATCTTATCTCAAGCTCAAAACTCTTTTCATTACATTGTGCCATCAATTTCATAATTGTTTGTTGCATTGATGTCATTCCTTCCTGACACTCGGATGCCACTTGCTCCTCCTCAAATGGATTTAATGAGAAACTCTTCTTCTGCATCTTGATCCTAAACAATTTATTGCCACTAAAGTCAAGGATCAGACAAATTCCCTCTTCGAACATCACCTTAAATCTCTTCTCTACCAATTGCCCCACACTCAACAAGTTTTGATCAATCTTAGGTACAAACAGAACATCTGAAATCAACTTAGTTCCAGCACAACTCTCTATTGCTACTGTGACTCTTCCCTTCACTTCTAGGTATTCTCCATTTCCTATCCTTACTTTCTACTTCAATGACCTGTCAAGGTCTTTAAACAGCTTCTCATTATAAGTCATGCGATTGATACAACCACTATCAACTAAccaactatgtaacaccccttacccatacccgaggctgggataaggtacgaggcgttaccggacaaacatacaaacattaaactaaaatacgggccataaaatttcattcatatttcaaaacattcattcacttacacatagtcccttatttgagtctacgaagcccaaaacatactttagaaagggtttgggactaaaccaaaaacttacgaaaatcttggaaatttcatgctttgaggCTCCACAGGCACGTGTCCCAAAGTcttgttccatacacggctgagacacatggtggtgtctctgcctgtgtggaatatacgtaggctattttccaagctttggtcaaccttaatctcttatacacttatacaaaatcaaaagcatataacatggtattcatttaatgattaaatattctcaattaaaccacaaacatagcatttgtatgtcatcatgcatgtgtctctcatactcattttaccttgtttattatagtactacttatacatttataccaagattatcatcttacaaaatatcttcagcttaatcatcaagcattcatatttaaaactagatcatatctttataaaataccacaattcagatacgcaaaataacatgtttgcctaaaacatttcaattcaactccatacccaacaagcattacattgagactagtcatatatatatatacatgtcatgatacatatcattctcgcttgcttttcttataaacacatatcatttatttcattatatcaatatttcatataccatagtttccatgtattccacatatatttattttcctcctcctcctctccattccacatccttaatgtatatagcattcttgtaagtacgatttcacaatttactaataaatgctcacatcaaactgtccacacgagtcatagtcacttacttatttataattcgagctacagagctccaaattaagatccgtaaatttcccttaaaactagactcacatatctttccactataaaattttcataatttttggtctagccaattagtacagtttattcattaaaatttcccctatttcactttctgacagttctaacctctcttcactaaaaattaattatctcacagtacagaacttggataatgttcttgttgatttatcttgaattagggattttaaaaatataagtttaagcctctaattatttttatcctaaattttgtgattttccaaagtcagaacaggggatcacgtaatcattctgaactagtctcataaaaacataaatatctcaaaatatagaactccttttcttgctctatttcttttatataaaaatagactcattaagctttaatttcatatctcattcagtctttgattcaatttatactatttttggtgatttttcaaaatcacgtcactgctactgtccaaaacagttttattgctaattcactctttcacactttctttgtattaacctcattttaacatacatatcacaaatcattttcaccacatttcatacatcacaagtataggcccatgatcacaaggtcaccataaaatcatcctcatgtataacttacttgtttataacctcaccacatcctggtcacttaatgaacacatcattcacataatcaagttcctgcacttattcatcacaaaactcacaaagcaatacatagagagtctctcgttgaacactttggatcaatcttcgatacttggtggtttcagcacataactccacccatcatatagttcagctctcttgtacacatggtgaacactcagtaccacccatgtgacctagccaatttatctcgtagctcttttgtctacatggtgtccttcacttggaaccacacatgcgacctagctacatatatcccgtagctctcttgtctacatggtgtacacatagtatcacccatgcgacctagctacatcataatgtcttgtagctctcttgtacacatgatgtgcactcaagaccatacatgtgacctagctacatactatctcagatcattcaatctttccaaggttcaaccgaatttctctcttttccaacaatttcaccaatcaagtaattatccataaacatatttccaatattattataaaatatcataatacaagtaatattgatgtattagttacatataaacttacatctcatttaatatcaaggcaataacattaaattacacattgccttattaaaaatcatatgaacttacaatttcccataatatccataatcatagaaatcacatttatgtatgataattcaatgcacttcatgtaccatagacatatttttaaatcaattcataaacttggcaccataattgTAACAACCAAAATTTTCAGTGGTGtgggaaacagtgattcgagatcactaaatccgacgagtaagtttagaaattttaacaaataataattataggccaagcgcgaacttaaaagaattatttttaattagtgaattttgcgattttaaaagaattaatcaggtaaatttggttgaaaacgaggtatcgagacctcggatttataaaacgagccataaatatttttataaatatttatggagtgttattaagttagtaataaagtttcgttagaaaattttaatgtttggttagtcaattaattaaaaaggactaaattgaaaatagtgcgaaatttattaaattgtgattaaatagtttaagtgattaaaaaggagggatttaaaaggcaattggacccaaattgtatgggctggacggttgggcaagaaaatcagcaaaaaagacaaggagaaacaagggcaaaatgggaaattatacaaattaaacatataaaacaagacaaatttgaaaaatctagagatatcatcattttccttcagcaaaaacgccatgggaggtctgaaagctgctggtttttcatacttttacatatgtgagttcaattcttacccttttctttgagatttttatgtttttgtgacttttacaattaggtccaagtgtttaattcattagtttttgattttatgaacaaaattaaaagctatcattgataagtgttagctgtttatgatgaaataaaatgaatttgaagcttttattttgttgtttgatgattttatcaagtaatttcaatagatattgattttaggacctaattgggaaaaagttgtgaattaaggtttagtgttaaaattatgattttcaaagattgtgtaatagtttagaatgatggaataaaatgttaattgagaaaaattagcttaaaagatgggctaattgagcaaggactgaattgtatgacctttgaaatttagaggaaaaatggtaataaacacttgaactaaaacaatattggacagcagaagtagactaactttgaaaaatcaccataaattgtataaatcgaattagaagatgaataaaatattaaattaaagattattgagtctagtttttcatagaagaaacggtataagcAATGGATTttaaaattatgagatataatgaattttgtgagacaatgttagaatgaattcgggttcccctgttttgactttggaaaatcaccaaaatttggagaaaattaattagagtctcaaatgtatatgcttagaatccttaatgagtctattttcaatataaatcaatgggaacattatccgagttttgtactgtgatataattaatttttagtgaagagaggtcagaactgttggatagtgcaacaggggaaacttaaatgaataaactgtactaattggctaaactaaaaattcttaaaattttatggtggaatgatatgtgagtttagttttagggaaaatttacggatcttaattttgagctctgtagctcgaattataaataattgagtgactatgactcgtgtgaatagattgatgtgagcattaataagtaaattgtgaaatcgtacttacaagaatgttatatacattaaggatgtggaatggagaggaggaggaggaaaaatatatatgaatattcagttagcatggctaatttgcatgttttaaggtcatggactaaattgaataaaagtaaaactttagggggtaattttgtaaaaatgtaaaaaatgactaaattgaagtgaataaattgttttattatctaaattaataaattgaatgaaattatcaatttaagattgggtgaaatttgggaaaattgtaaattaccaatatgcccctaaatcttggtatttctgcaatttagtgaggtaggttcggataccctgaatgagcatgtaaatatgacaatttaagtattgaatcgtattttatatgatattttgaattgaatatatgaaaaggatgttacatgaaacatgaaaatgaatactaaataatataaattaattgaaattattcgaAAATTTCGGTattgcctcgtatcctatcccggtctcaaGTACGGGTATGAGGtattacaataatcatttaatttaatataattcaattaattcactaaatttaacttccaaatataaattacagcattattgctgtattattatcataccaacttacatactttcaacacctcgaaaatcataatgaatatatcaattttacattgaaacatgaataaattaatgcttattatacatatgaacttacctcgatactaaaacgaccattttaccaacttttctaattttcgattttttctctcattctaggttcaaatctcgtttttcaggatctaaaacatcatattttacttatttaattaatgtactattcaaaacagtccttaactcaaactttggcaaaattaaaattttgcccctaaacttttgcatatttacacttttgcccctaggctcgggaattaaacttcatcactTATtcctatgttttatgacatgctgatcacttttcccttctatggaaacatcaaattctcactctaacatatacttatgactattaggttttttaccgattaagcccttttactcgttttcacttaaaaccgagtagcacaagttgtctaacataatttaaaacctcatattatatcataaaacaacaaaataaacacatttcacctatgggtatttttccaaatatgaaccctagcttaaattattgctagaataagcttaatcaaattaccgggattccaaaaacgtaaagaacttgaaaaacggggttataacggacttactactgagcttggaaagcttgaaaaccctagccatggcttcccccatgctaatttcggcctccatgagaaagatgagtcaattttggctttattttccctttttatttcttttaattaccaaatgaccaaaatgcccttccttactaaactttcaaaaattccatcaatgtccaattttttccatcacttagaaattggtcaaacttctatttaagacctcctaattaatatttcaaagcaatttcatactaaaaacttctagaatgcaaattttgcaacttattcaatttagtccctaacttcaaattgagcactttatgcatagaatttcttcacgaaattttcacacatcatgcaatcatatcatagacctcaaaataatcataaaataattatttctatctcggattttgtggtcccgaaacctctgttccaactagacccaattttaggCTATTACAAACTATCACATAAAATGCTTGATGAGAAGCAAGAGACGACAAACAAATGATCCTATTCTTCTTTAACTACAGCATGTGCTCCACCTTGCCGGTGATATCTTAATTCCTTGCAGAACTTCTCAATGTGCCCCATCAAGTTACACCTTCTGCATTTCACATCTAGCCTTCTCCAACACTTGAAATGGGGATGATTCTATTTTCCAGAATACGTACATGaagaataattattataattttcaatACTATTACCTTTTGCAACAGTTTCTGAACCACTATTGCAATCACTTTTCTTCCTATTCCACTTTTGTTCCTCTCCTTTTTCGCCTTACTGCATCTTAGCCTTTAATGCTTCTTTCTATGCTTCCTTCCTGCCTTATTAGCCTCCTCTGCTCTTGTGCTTGTAAAGCACTGATCAACTCCACTACTCTCAATTGAGTCAAGTCCTTAGTGTTTTCAAAAGAGGCAATAATTGCTTCATATTTCTCAGGCACAGAGACAAGTATCTTCTGCACCAGTCTAGAATCAGAGAGATTAGTCCCAAAAACTCTTACCTTGTTGGCAATATCTATCAGTTTGTCTGAGTATTCTTTGATTGACTCAGACTCCTTCATTTGTAGCCTCTCGATTTATCTGATCAAGTTCAACACCTTCATGCTCTTGATCCTCTCATCTCTTTGATACTCGGCTTTGAGATAATCCCATATCTCCTTAGCTGATCCAAAAGCCATAATTCTATTGAATATGGCTGGTGAAACTGAAGCATAAAGACAAGACTTTGCCTTAGCCTTCCAGGTGGTTCTCTCCTTGTGCATTTTGATCTGGTTCATAGTTGGATTGTTGGGAAGTGGAGTCACCTCATAATCTTCCTCGACAACTTCCCAATAATCACACCCTCCATGGATGCTTGCGTTCTCACGGCCCATGCTTGATAATTCTCTCTATCAAACATAGGTGGGGCTAAGATGGACAGGTTACTCGATCCCGATTCCATTTTCCTCAAAAACCTCACAAGTGTATCTCTCAAATTTTCTCACAACTTTTCTCACAAGTCCCTCAAGAAAAATGGCTCTCGATACCACTGTTGGTTTAGCAAAGACTTAATTGAAGTATAGAACAAAAGATGAAATGAAAGGATGATTTAATTCATTATCAATGCAGCCCTTATACACAAGTCTCAAGTAAAACTTCAACAAAAATTCAAATTGCTACTCCTATTAAGAAGCTAACAACTCCTACTCCTACTAACAAGCTAACAAATCTTCTTAGGACTTagtcttatttttttaaaaaaatagttgcAGCCTTGAGATACTaacaaattaaaacaaaatagttat is part of the Gossypium arboreum isolate Shixiya-1 chromosome 5, ASM2569848v2, whole genome shotgun sequence genome and harbors:
- the LOC108487169 gene encoding 17.3 kDa class I heat shock protein; its protein translation is MAMIPSFFGSRRSNVFDPFSLDVWDPFKDFPLSSSLTSQTPETSAFVNTRIDWKETPEAHVFKADVPGLKKEEVKVEVEDDRVLQISGERNMEKEDKNDTWHRVERSSGKFMRRFRLPENAKMDQIKASMENGVLTVTVPKLEVKKPDVKAIDISG